The following are encoded together in the Brassica napus cultivar Da-Ae chromosome A9, Da-Ae, whole genome shotgun sequence genome:
- the LOC106422281 gene encoding uncharacterized protein LOC106422281 translates to MKGNQKDSSGVSMIRPGGKLMIWLILFISVTYIIYTLKIVSTSRPCQYLTFSETILQQRPQKKATTTASAAEAVAGEHEATDLNHVVFGIAASSKLWKKRKEYIKIWYKPKKMRGYVWLDKEVTDAGDQENLPPIRISGDTSSFPYANKKGSRSAIRLSRIISETLKHLDSDSRKSVRWFVMGDDDTVFVTDNLIRVLRKYDHGQMYYIGSLSESHLQNIFFSYGMAYGGGGFAISYPLAVALSKIQDRCIQRYPALYGSDDRIQACMAELGVPLTKEQGFHQYDVHGNLFGLLAAHPVTPFVSMHHLDVVEPIFPNMTRVRSIKKLTTPMKLDSAGVLQQSICYDKYKSWTVSVSWGYAVQVFRGSFSPREMEMPSRTFLNWYKKADYTAYAFNTRPVSRNPCQKPFVFYMSGAKFDKQLNTTVSEYTRHRVPHPACRWEMTNPGEINTIVVYKKPDPHLWDRSPRRNCCRVLQTKRNNTLWINVGVCRAGEVTEVK, encoded by the exons ATGAAAGGAAACCAAAAAGACTCGTCGGGTGTATCCATGATCCGACCGGGTGGAAAACTAATGATCTGGCTCATCCTCTTCATCTCCGTCACTTACATCATCTACACTCTCAAAATCGTCTCCACTTCACGCCCTTGCCAATATCTTACCTTCTCCGAGACCATTCTCCAACAAAGGCCACAGAAAAAGGCGACTACGACTGCGTCTGCGGCTGAGGCGGTTGCAGGGGAGCACGAAGCGACGGATCTAAACCACGTGGTGTTCGGTATCGCCGCGTCGTCGAAGCTGTGGAAAAAGAGGAAAGAGTATATCAAGATTTGGTACAAACCCAAGAAGATGAGAGGCTACGTGTGGTTAGACAAGGAGGTAACCGACGCCGGAGATCAAGAAAACCTCCCGCCGATTAGAATCTCCGGCGACACGTCGTCGTTTCCTTACGCCAACAAGAAAGGAAGCAGATCGGCGATACGACTCTCGAGGATCATCTCCGAGACGCTGAAGCACCTTGATTCTGATTCGAGGAAGAGCGTGAGGTGGTTCGTGATGGGCGATGACGACACTGTCTTCGTCACCGATAATCTGATTAGGGTTCTGAGGAAGTACGACCACGGGCAGATGTATTACATTGGGAGCTTGTCGGAATCTCATTTGCAgaacattttcttttcttatggAATGGCTTACGGTGGAGGAGGTTTCGCTATTAGCTATCCGTTGGCTGTGGCTTTGAGCAAGATTCAGGATCGGTGTATACAGAGGTATCCGGCTTTGTACGGTTCCGATGATCGTATACAAGCTTGTATGGCTGAGCTTGGAGTTCCATTGACCAAGGAGCAAGGTTTTCATCAA TACGACGTTCATGGGAACTTATTCGGCCTCCTCGCTGCCCACCCAGTAACACCATTCGTATCAATGCACCATCTCGACGTGGTGGAACCCATCTTCCCAAACATGACCCGCGTTCGCTCCATCAAGAAACTAACCACACCGATGAAGCTCGACTCGGCCGGAGTACTCCAGCAATCAATATGCTACGACAAGTACAAGAGCTGGACGGTTTCAGTGTCATGGGGATACGCGGTCCAGGTGTTTCGCGGATCGTTCTCTCCGCGAGAAATGGAAATGCCTTCTAGAACTTTCTTGAATTGGTACAAAAAAGCAGATTACACCGCCTATGCATTCAATACAAGGCCAGTGAGTCGCAATCCATGCCAAAAGCCGTTCGTTTTCTACATGTCGGGTGCGAAATTTGACAAGCAATTGAACACTACGGTTAGTGAATACACGAGGCATAGGGTTCCGCATCCGGCTTGTCGGTGGGAGATGACTAACCCGGGGGAGATCAACACTATAGTAGTCTACAAAAAACCGGACCCTCACCTATGGGACAGG TCACCGAGAAGGAATTGTTGCAGGGTATTACAAACAAAGAGGAACAATACATTATGGATCAATGTTGGTGTATGTAGAGCAGGTGAAGTTACTGAAGTCAAGTAG